A segment of the Patescibacteria group bacterium genome:
TGCAAAGTCATTTCCTGTAAGTACATCAATACTTTTAAAATATTTTTGTAAAGCAGCATTGTTTACTAAAACATCTAATTTTCTTAATTCTTCATGTGTATGCTCAACAAGCTTTTTACAAAAAGATTCATCTGCTAAATCACCAGGAATTCCAATAGCTTTATGTCCTAATGCTTTTAGCACATCCAATGTTTCTTGTGCATCAACTTCTTCTTCTGGTACATACGAAATCACCACATCAGCTCCCTCTTTTGCAAAAGCCACAGCTACAGCACGACCAATACCAGAGTCTCCTCCAGTAATGAGCGCCGCTTTCCCCGCCAATCGTCCTGAGCCTTTATATGAATCTTTTCCATAGTCAGGCTTAGTTACCATATCTGATTCTAAACCCGGATAATTTTGCGGTTTTTCATTTTTGCCTGGCTTTGGGAATTTTTCTTTTGGATCAGTTTGCATAAATAAAAGTGTATCTAAATGAATACACTTTTATCGACGAATAGTATGAAATTAAATTACAAATAATTATGAGTTGTATGCTTTCTCTAGTGTAGCAATATCAAACTTTTTCATTTTAAGAAATGCTTGAGTTACTCTATCTATTTGTTCTTGTGTACCTTGTGTCATCATAGTGTCTAATGCTGTTGAGGTTACCTGCCATGAAAGTCCAAATTTATCTTTAAGCCAGCCACACTGCTCAGCTTCTGGAACAGCAGATAGTTTCTGCCAATAATAATCTATCTCTTCTTGTGTATCACATGGAATCATAAGTGAAACACCTTCATTAAATATAAATTCATGAGATCGAGCACTATCCATAGCAGCGAGCCATGTATTCATAATAAAAAAGTCTGCGTACATGAGTGTCCCTTCTTTATCAGGCTCCATACCTGCAGGATAACGCGCGGTAGTTCCTCGTTTTCCATCTTTAAATACTGAAGTATAAAAATCAATTGCCTCTTCAGCTTTTCCAGCCACTGTATTTGCATACATGATAGAAGGAGTTACAAACGGTCGTTTTTCTCCATCTGGATTTGTTAGCATCAATTGCCATGAGACTCCATACTTGTCTTGTACCCAACCATACCATTTGCTATGAGGATATTCTTGGAGTGGCATAAGTGCGTTTCCTCCATCAATTAAGTGCGCCCACAAAGTATTCAATCGTTCTTCAGCATCTGGCCAAACTGATGGATCAAAATTGAGGAGAAACGAAACAGAAGGATTAATTTTAAAATATGGTCCAGCACTGATACTCATAAATGGCTGACCTTCTATTTCAAATGACACGATATCGCAATCTCCTGAAGGAGTATTCCGCAGTTGCGAAACTGTATTGATCTTTGAATTTGGAAAAATAGATATATAAAACTCTGCAGCTTCTTTAGCTTGAGTATCAAACCAAAGGTGTGGGGTTATCTTTTGCATAAAAATTATTTATTATTACTCTGCACAAAATACACGGACAATATCATCACTATCATAGGCATTGATTGCACTTTTATTTGGTCCTGCAGAATGCACGACACTCACAATCTGCCCACTATATGCTTCACAGCCAGCTTGGGTAGAACATGTATAATCTGAATCAAATATATACGAGCTACCCCATGGGTCAAGCGGTATCCTCGATATATAAGGCCCATTCCAATTTGGAAAGTTGCCATCTGTTTCATCAACTCCTGCTGCCGCTAAATCAACATAAAGTTCATTGCCGTTACCGTTGCATGCGCCGTTACATACACATTCTGTTTCCTGTAATTTTGTTGAACCAACCGTAGGTATGAACCCAGTATCAAGGGCTAATGTTTTTATCGCATTACTTATCTGAAAGAGTTCAGCTTTTACTTTTGTTACTCTTGCTTTTTGCCGAGCACTATTCAAACTCCCCAACACAACAGCACTAAGTGTGCCGATAATAGCAATCACGACTAAGAGTTCGATTAAAGTAAAACCTGAACTTTTTTTGTGAAGACTCATGTACAACTAATCATATCAGATGATTAATTAAATACACTGTTAATAAAACTTTTTTCCTTCTTTCAACATTTCTAAAATAGCAGCCATTCTTTTTGCTCGAGTCTCAGGCTTTTTTGCAGTACTCAATCGAAAAGCTATCGCATATGTATTTGTTTTGTTAAGCGTTAAAAAAAACTCATATGTTTTTGCATCTTTTTTTATCTCGTTCAAAAAGTCTTCAGGCAATACAGTATTCTTTGGCGAATCATATGCAGCATCCCATCGTCCATCTTTCTGTGCTGCTTCCACCTGTGCTAGTCCTTCAGGTTTCATCCTGTTTTCTTTAATGAGCCGTGCAATATGTTCACGATTTACCTTAGACCATAATCCCTTAGCTCGTCGAGGTCCAAATCGTTGGAGATATGATTCGGCATCATAGCTTTTCTTAACACTATCAATCCATCCATAGCACAGACACACATCAAGTGCTTCAGCATAGGTGATAGTCTTTTTCCCTGATGCTTTTTTAAATATGCGAATAAACAGAGCCGGTGCTTTAGTGTGATTTTTATCAAGCCACGTTTCAAATGCTTTTTGCGTTGTAAAAGATTTAATATCTTCCATTGTTTACTTCAGCCGTTCTAGCTTCCCTTTTCGTTTTACAATATTTTTATAATCCCACTGGATATCTTCAGCTTTCTTGAGCCATCGTTTCAAATCTTTTTTATTGATCTGATCTAGAGATGTATACCGTGCATCAGCAGCTTTAAAGCTTCCTTCATCATTCAAACCTTCTTCTTCAAAACTTTGCCCACTCCAAAATAGTAGCCGCACTGAATCCTTCAATTTGCTATAGCCTACAACAGGATTGCCATCCAAAAACCATACAGGATGACCATGCCACACTTTATTTTCAGCTTGAGGAAGCGCGCTTAATATTTCTTGTGCAAGTGTTTCGCAAATATCTTTATCTTCTTTTAATAGAGCCTTGTTATAAATTTGAATATCTTTATGCATATATTGGTATATTACGACTGTACTATAACAGGCATTCCAATATCTGCCCAACGATAGAGTCTTTCTGCAACTTCTGGTGGAAGGTTCACACAACCATGTGACCATTGTTCACCAAATTTATTATGCCAATAGGCACCATGAATGACAGCTCCATCAGTTGTAAAATAAAGATCCCATGGCACTCCAGGGAGATCATAATACTGACTACTAATATCGGGAATAGGACCTTGCATATATCTACTAGGTGTCTTTCTAAAGACAAAAAATGTACCCCGCGGTGTGAGCATTGTCTCTAAACCTGATGAAACAGGTTCCTCCATAAATAATTCAGCACCATCGTAGGCATAGAGCTTTTGTTCTGAAAGATCAACGACAATGCGTTTGGTTGTTGTGGTACTTACTGTTGCTGTATTTAAATCTCCTACATCAGTAAATACCTGCACAGAATCAGATTCAGCAACATATAGATCACCTTCCATTCGTTCTGGATAGCGAATCCATGTAGATTTGAAATCGATTTTATACCAAGTAAGACCATCTGAAACAACACTATCGGCAACTCTAAGCACCATTCCATCTCGCAGCTTCAATACAGATGGAAATTCAGTACCTGGTCCCGATCGCATATTTACGCAGGATCCTTCACTCTTCCAATCACACCCATTATGTATCTTTATATAGGTAAATACTGGTGGTGGAGGTACTACTGGAGCTGGTGGCTCAGGCGGAGTAACTTCAATAGGTACAGAGATATCAGCTGCTATTGCATGCTGTGTCTGAGTCTGTTTCGTTAGATCTGATATTTTACCGTATGTATTATGATGCAAAATGATTCCACTCACAGTAAGTATCGTTAATACTACTGAACAGATAAAACCATATTTTGACCACGTATCCATAATTGATAATAAAAAGATTGTTTAAGATTTAAGATAAGTATGCCAAATTTATTTTAATATGTATACTTTAGCTATGAAATACGTTGCCCTACTCCGCGGGATTAATGTCGGTGGAAACAACAAAGTTGAGATGTCACGGCTTAAAAAGCTGTTTGAAAGCATGGGTTATACCAATGTCCTTACGTACATTAATTCCGGTAATATTATCTTTGAAACAAAAGGCACTACTGAAGCTCTAGCTAAGACTATTGATGCTGCAATAGAAAAAGAATTCAAAATCCCAGTAACTGTCGTCGTGCGTACCCAAAAAGAAATAGAAAAGCTTGATGATGCAGTACCGGCAACTTGGGTCAATGATGAGAGTATGAAAACAGATATTATGTTTTTATGGAAAGAATTTGATTCTAAAGATGTAGTAAAGCAGCTTACTATTAAGCCGGATATAGATGATGTGAAATACCTTCCTGGCGCAATAGTATGGCGAGTAGATAAAAATAAAGTTACCAAAAGCGGACTTATGAAAATAGTTGGCACAGAACTCTATAAAAAGATGACAATACGCAATGTGAATACATTGCATAAGTTGAAAATGTTGATGGAGGATAAATAGTAAAAATTCTATTACGAATTTCTAATTTCTAAATATTCCTGTACACCCTTTAGCCATCCCCCTTTAAAATATTCTTCTGGCTTAAATGTTTTTATATCAGCCCAGAGCATTTCAACATGTCGTTCCGAAAGTTGTACGTCGCCACTTTTCCATGTGGCAGGATAACCAATGGCAAATATTCTTACTGTTGGATTTCCTTCAGTTGCTTCTACTCGTTCATGTCTTAGAAACACTAAGGGTTTTTCTAATTCATATGCAAGATTACTGCCCACTTCCTGAGACATCTTTCTTGCAATAATGCTTTCGAAAGGAGCATCAAATTCATCTTTCTTAATTCTTCCCCCAGGCAAATCCCAATCACCAAAATTATCTTTCATGACCAAAAACTTTCCATCCTTTTCTAGGAAAACCTTTACTGCTACAAAATATGTATCTTTTTCTTGAATGCTCATATATAGTATTAAGACTATTTTTAGTCTATTATAGCTTACATGATATACAATGTCCCTGGTATTGGCGAGATGGAATTAAAGACGCTCATTCTTGATTTGAATGGGACTCTTACTGTAAAAGGAATAATTCCTGAAGGCGTTAAAGTACGGCTCACGACTCTCAAATCACAAGGATATCGAATTCTATTTTTCACTGGAAATACACGTAACAATGCAGATGAGATTGCTACATCTCTTGGTATTGAATGGATTCTTGCCGAGAGCGGTGTAGCAAAACGTGATGAAGCATTGAAAATAGATCCTAAAACTTGTGTTTCTATTGGCAATGGGCAGATCGATCTTGAACTTATGAAAGTTGTTAAACTCCGCATAGTTACCCTCCAATCCGAAGGAGTGCATGTGCAGACTCTTTTAAACTCCGACATTGTTATTCCTTCCATCACTGATGCACTTGATCTTCTCATTGATCCAGCAACATTAATCGCGACAATGAGAAAGTAATTTAAACAAAAACCTCGCCATAACTATGCCGAGGTTTTTGTTTGTATCTAAAGTAAATAAATTATTTACTTACTGTTGATGTAGCGGTTGTTGTTGCAACTGCTGAAGTAGATGTTGCCATCATGCTTGTACTTGTTGCAGTCATCATAGTTGATGTTGCTGCTTGCCCTGAGCCTGTCGAAAGGGTGCTTGTCGCTACATTTGGAAGTGTTGTTCCTGCATTTAATAATACAACTCCACTGTTTGCATGAATATCTACAGGAAGACGTAGAGCTTCTGCGGCGGTATTTGCAGTTACGGTTGCGAAGTTTCCTGAGGTATTGATATAACCGTAAGTTGCTGCAAATGAATATGCAGGAAGTGCAAACACTGCTGCCACTACTATTGCGATCATTAATTTCTTCATGTGTATTCTAATTATGTGTAATGCTTTACTCTACTATACTAGCACTATGACGAACTACAAAATTGTTACTTACAAATTACGTACCTCTACCAATTCTTTATCCTTCAACTGAAATTTTTTGATCTGTCGTAAAAGTTTTTCTGCACTTTTCCAATCACCAGAACTATAAAAAGAACTTGAAGTGATATATACAAATCCTTTTTCAATTACAACTTTTTCTAAAACTGTAGCATTACCTCCAGACCATCCAGAAATAGTATCTGGAGTTCTAAAATTCTCAACTGATTCCCCTGTTTTGTCTTGATTGTTGAGTACAAGTCGCAAACCATAAGCACAATCACCCTTAGTACATGAGCTCACCCACACAAGAGCATCAGCATACTTATCATTATTTAAATCACCTTTATAGATAGCATCGATTTTATTGAATCCATTATCAACAGCT
Coding sequences within it:
- a CDS encoding DUF1801 domain-containing protein gives rise to the protein MHKDIQIYNKALLKEDKDICETLAQEILSALPQAENKVWHGHPVWFLDGNPVVGYSKLKDSVRLLFWSGQSFEEEGLNDEGSFKAADARYTSLDQINKKDLKRWLKKAEDIQWDYKNIVKRKGKLERLK
- a CDS encoding DUF1697 domain-containing protein gives rise to the protein MKYVALLRGINVGGNNKVEMSRLKKLFESMGYTNVLTYINSGNIIFETKGTTEALAKTIDAAIEKEFKIPVTVVVRTQKEIEKLDDAVPATWVNDESMKTDIMFLWKEFDSKDVVKQLTIKPDIDDVKYLPGAIVWRVDKNKVTKSGLMKIVGTELYKKMTIRNVNTLHKLKMLMEDK
- a CDS encoding prepilin-type N-terminal cleavage/methylation domain-containing protein → MSLHKKSSGFTLIELLVVIAIIGTLSAVVLGSLNSARQKARVTKVKAELFQISNAIKTLALDTGFIPTVGSTKLQETECVCNGACNGNGNELYVDLAAAGVDETDGNFPNWNGPYISRIPLDPWGSSYIFDSDYTCSTQAGCEAYSGQIVSVVHSAGPNKSAINAYDSDDIVRVFCAE
- a CDS encoding YdeI/OmpD-associated family protein, which codes for MEDIKSFTTQKAFETWLDKNHTKAPALFIRIFKKASGKKTITYAEALDVCLCYGWIDSVKKSYDAESYLQRFGPRRAKGLWSKVNREHIARLIKENRMKPEGLAQVEAAQKDGRWDAAYDSPKNTVLPEDFLNEIKKDAKTYEFFLTLNKTNTYAIAFRLSTAKKPETRAKRMAAILEMLKEGKKFY
- a CDS encoding SDR family oxidoreductase, coding for MQTDPKEKFPKPGKNEKPQNYPGLESDMVTKPDYGKDSYKGSGRLAGKAALITGGDSGIGRAVAVAFAKEGADVVISYVPEEEVDAQETLDVLKALGHKAIGIPGDLADESFCKKLVEHTHEELRKLDVLVNNAALQKYFKSIDVLTGNDFAEIYRINVIAPFLLSQAALKYMKPGGSIINTVSIQAYDPSFILLPYAASKGGFVALTKGLAEQLIEKGIRVNAVAPGPIWSPLNTHASPPEKLKQFGEKSAFGRPGQPVELAPVYVLLASDEASYITGEIYGVTGGDGIA
- a CDS encoding L,D-transpeptidase family protein; translated protein: MDTWSKYGFICSVVLTILTVSGIILHHNTYGKISDLTKQTQTQHAIAADISVPIEVTPPEPPAPVVPPPPVFTYIKIHNGCDWKSEGSCVNMRSGPGTEFPSVLKLRDGMVLRVADSVVSDGLTWYKIDFKSTWIRYPERMEGDLYVAESDSVQVFTDVGDLNTATVSTTTTKRIVVDLSEQKLYAYDGAELFMEEPVSSGLETMLTPRGTFFVFRKTPSRYMQGPIPDISSQYYDLPGVPWDLYFTTDGAVIHGAYWHNKFGEQWSHGCVNLPPEVAERLYRWADIGMPVIVQS
- a CDS encoding VOC family protein, which translates into the protein MQKITPHLWFDTQAKEAAEFYISIFPNSKINTVSQLRNTPSGDCDIVSFEIEGQPFMSISAGPYFKINPSVSFLLNFDPSVWPDAEERLNTLWAHLIDGGNALMPLQEYPHSKWYGWVQDKYGVSWQLMLTNPDGEKRPFVTPSIMYANTVAGKAEEAIDFYTSVFKDGKRGTTARYPAGMEPDKEGTLMYADFFIMNTWLAAMDSARSHEFIFNEGVSLMIPCDTQEEIDYYWQKLSAVPEAEQCGWLKDKFGLSWQVTSTALDTMMTQGTQEQIDRVTQAFLKMKKFDIATLEKAYNS